From one Suricata suricatta isolate VVHF042 chromosome 8, meerkat_22Aug2017_6uvM2_HiC, whole genome shotgun sequence genomic stretch:
- the TRIM50 gene encoding E3 ubiquitin-protein ligase TRIM50 isoform X2, whose protein sequence is MAWQATVPELEDRLQCPICLEVFKEPLMLQCGHSYCKGCLVSLSRHLDSELRCPVCRQEVDSSSSPPNVSLARVIEALQLPGDTETKVCEHHRNPLSLFCERDQELICGLCGLLGSHQHHRVTPVSTVYSRMKEELAALISDLKQEQRKVEEHIAKLVNNRTRIVNESDVFSWVIRREFQELHHLVDEEKARCLEGLEGHTRGLVASLDMQLEQAKGTQERLVQAEHVLEQFSNESHHEFIRYHSMASRAELQQARPLEGAFSPISFKPGLHQADIKLTVWKRLFCKVLPAPESLKLDPATAHPLLELSKGNTVVQCGLLAQRRASQPERFDYSTCVLASRGFSCGRHYWEVAVGSKSDWRLGVIKGTASRKGKLSKSPENGMWLIGLKEGRVYEAFACPRVPLPVAGRPHRIGVYLHYEHGELTFFDADRPDDLRPLYTFQADFQGKLYPILDTCWHERGGNALPMVLPPPSGPAHLPPTQPTKL, encoded by the exons ATGGCGTGGCAGGCGACCGTGCCCGAGCTGGAGGACCGCCTTCAGTGCCCCATCTGCCTGGAGGTCTTCAAGGAGCCCCTGATGCTGCAGTGCGGCCACTCCTACTGCAAGGGCTGCCTCGTGTCCCTGTCCCGCCACCTGGACTCGGAGCTCCGCTGCCCAGTGTGCCGGCAGGAGGTGGACAGCAGCAGCTCCCCGCCCAACGTCTCCCTGGCGCGGGTGATTGAAGCCCTCCAGCTGCCCGGGGACACGGAAACCAAGGTCTGTGAGCACCACCGGAACCCACTCAGCCTCTTCTGTGAGAGGGACCAGGAGCTCATCTGCGGCCTCTGCGGCCTGCTGGGCTCCCACCAGCACCACCGCGTCACACCTGTCTCCACCGTCTACAGCCGGATGAAG GAGGAGCTAGCGGCTCTCATCTCTGACCTgaagcaggagcagaggaaggtGGAGGAGCATATCGCCAAGCTGGTGAACAACAGGACCCGGATTGTT AACGAATCCGATGTCTTCAGCTGGGTGATCCGCCGTGAGTTCCAGGAGCTGCACCACCTGGTGGATGAGGAGAAGGCCCGCTGCCTGGAGGGGTTGGAGGGCCATACGCGTGGCCTCGTGGCCTCCCTGGACATGCAGCTGGAGCAGGCCAAGGGCACTCAGGAGCGGCTGGTCCAGGCTGAGCACGTGCTCGAGCAGTTCAGTAATGAGAGTCACCACGAGTTCATCCGG TATCACTCCATGGCCTCCAG AGCAGAGCTGCAGCAGGCCCGGCCTCTGGAAGGCGCCTTCAGCCCCATCTCCTTCAAGCCGGGCCTCCACCAGGCTGACATCAAGCTGACCGTGTGGAAAAGGCTCTTCTGCAAAGTCCTGCCGG CCCCGGAGTCCCTCAAGCTGGACCCTGCCACCGCCCACCCGCTCCTGGAACTCTCCAAGGGCAACACAGTGGTGCAGTGTGGGCTCCTGGCCCAGCGGCGAGCCAGCCAGCCCGAGCGCTTTGACTACAGTACTTGCGTCCTGGCCAGCCGGGGCTTCTCCTGCGGCCGTCACTACTGGGAGGTGGCGGTGGGCAGCAAGAGTGACTGGCGCCTGGGGGTCATCAAGGGCACAGCCAGTCGCAAGGGCAAGCTGAGCAAGTCCCCGGAGAACGGCATGTGGCTCATCGGCCTGAAGGAGGGCCGGGTGTACGAGGCCTTCGCTTGCCCTCGGGTGCCCCTGCCTGTGGCCGGCCGCCCCCACCGCATCGGCGTCTACCTGCACTACGAGCACGGGGAGCTCACCTTCTTCGACGCCGACCGGCCCGACGACCTGCGGCCGCTCTACACGTTCCAGGCCGACTTCCAGGGCAAGCTCTACCCCATCCTGGACACGTGCTGGCACGAAAGGGGTGGCAACGCGCTGCCCATGGTGTTGCCCCCGCCCAGCgggcctgcccacctcccccccacGCAGCCCACCAAGCTGTAG
- the TRIM50 gene encoding E3 ubiquitin-protein ligase TRIM50 isoform X1 has protein sequence MAWQATVPELEDRLQCPICLEVFKEPLMLQCGHSYCKGCLVSLSRHLDSELRCPVCRQEVDSSSSPPNVSLARVIEALQLPGDTETKVCEHHRNPLSLFCERDQELICGLCGLLGSHQHHRVTPVSTVYSRMKEELAALISDLKQEQRKVEEHIAKLVNNRTRIVNESDVFSWVIRREFQELHHLVDEEKARCLEGLEGHTRGLVASLDMQLEQAKGTQERLVQAEHVLEQFSNESHHEFIRKYHSMASRAELQQARPLEGAFSPISFKPGLHQADIKLTVWKRLFCKVLPAPESLKLDPATAHPLLELSKGNTVVQCGLLAQRRASQPERFDYSTCVLASRGFSCGRHYWEVAVGSKSDWRLGVIKGTASRKGKLSKSPENGMWLIGLKEGRVYEAFACPRVPLPVAGRPHRIGVYLHYEHGELTFFDADRPDDLRPLYTFQADFQGKLYPILDTCWHERGGNALPMVLPPPSGPAHLPPTQPTKL, from the exons ATGGCGTGGCAGGCGACCGTGCCCGAGCTGGAGGACCGCCTTCAGTGCCCCATCTGCCTGGAGGTCTTCAAGGAGCCCCTGATGCTGCAGTGCGGCCACTCCTACTGCAAGGGCTGCCTCGTGTCCCTGTCCCGCCACCTGGACTCGGAGCTCCGCTGCCCAGTGTGCCGGCAGGAGGTGGACAGCAGCAGCTCCCCGCCCAACGTCTCCCTGGCGCGGGTGATTGAAGCCCTCCAGCTGCCCGGGGACACGGAAACCAAGGTCTGTGAGCACCACCGGAACCCACTCAGCCTCTTCTGTGAGAGGGACCAGGAGCTCATCTGCGGCCTCTGCGGCCTGCTGGGCTCCCACCAGCACCACCGCGTCACACCTGTCTCCACCGTCTACAGCCGGATGAAG GAGGAGCTAGCGGCTCTCATCTCTGACCTgaagcaggagcagaggaaggtGGAGGAGCATATCGCCAAGCTGGTGAACAACAGGACCCGGATTGTT AACGAATCCGATGTCTTCAGCTGGGTGATCCGCCGTGAGTTCCAGGAGCTGCACCACCTGGTGGATGAGGAGAAGGCCCGCTGCCTGGAGGGGTTGGAGGGCCATACGCGTGGCCTCGTGGCCTCCCTGGACATGCAGCTGGAGCAGGCCAAGGGCACTCAGGAGCGGCTGGTCCAGGCTGAGCACGTGCTCGAGCAGTTCAGTAATGAGAGTCACCACGAGTTCATCCGG AAGTATCACTCCATGGCCTCCAG AGCAGAGCTGCAGCAGGCCCGGCCTCTGGAAGGCGCCTTCAGCCCCATCTCCTTCAAGCCGGGCCTCCACCAGGCTGACATCAAGCTGACCGTGTGGAAAAGGCTCTTCTGCAAAGTCCTGCCGG CCCCGGAGTCCCTCAAGCTGGACCCTGCCACCGCCCACCCGCTCCTGGAACTCTCCAAGGGCAACACAGTGGTGCAGTGTGGGCTCCTGGCCCAGCGGCGAGCCAGCCAGCCCGAGCGCTTTGACTACAGTACTTGCGTCCTGGCCAGCCGGGGCTTCTCCTGCGGCCGTCACTACTGGGAGGTGGCGGTGGGCAGCAAGAGTGACTGGCGCCTGGGGGTCATCAAGGGCACAGCCAGTCGCAAGGGCAAGCTGAGCAAGTCCCCGGAGAACGGCATGTGGCTCATCGGCCTGAAGGAGGGCCGGGTGTACGAGGCCTTCGCTTGCCCTCGGGTGCCCCTGCCTGTGGCCGGCCGCCCCCACCGCATCGGCGTCTACCTGCACTACGAGCACGGGGAGCTCACCTTCTTCGACGCCGACCGGCCCGACGACCTGCGGCCGCTCTACACGTTCCAGGCCGACTTCCAGGGCAAGCTCTACCCCATCCTGGACACGTGCTGGCACGAAAGGGGTGGCAACGCGCTGCCCATGGTGTTGCCCCCGCCCAGCgggcctgcccacctcccccccacGCAGCCCACCAAGCTGTAG
- the TRIM50 gene encoding E3 ubiquitin-protein ligase TRIM50 isoform X3, producing MAWQATVPELEDRLQCPICLEVFKEPLMLQCGHSYCKGCLVSLSRHLDSELRCPVCRQEVDSSSSPPNVSLARVIEALQLPGDTETKVCEHHRNPLSLFCERDQELICGLCGLLGSHQHHRVTPVSTVYSRMKQEQRKVEEHIAKLVNNRTRIVNESDVFSWVIRREFQELHHLVDEEKARCLEGLEGHTRGLVASLDMQLEQAKGTQERLVQAEHVLEQFSNESHHEFIRKYHSMASRAELQQARPLEGAFSPISFKPGLHQADIKLTVWKRLFCKVLPAPESLKLDPATAHPLLELSKGNTVVQCGLLAQRRASQPERFDYSTCVLASRGFSCGRHYWEVAVGSKSDWRLGVIKGTASRKGKLSKSPENGMWLIGLKEGRVYEAFACPRVPLPVAGRPHRIGVYLHYEHGELTFFDADRPDDLRPLYTFQADFQGKLYPILDTCWHERGGNALPMVLPPPSGPAHLPPTQPTKL from the exons ATGGCGTGGCAGGCGACCGTGCCCGAGCTGGAGGACCGCCTTCAGTGCCCCATCTGCCTGGAGGTCTTCAAGGAGCCCCTGATGCTGCAGTGCGGCCACTCCTACTGCAAGGGCTGCCTCGTGTCCCTGTCCCGCCACCTGGACTCGGAGCTCCGCTGCCCAGTGTGCCGGCAGGAGGTGGACAGCAGCAGCTCCCCGCCCAACGTCTCCCTGGCGCGGGTGATTGAAGCCCTCCAGCTGCCCGGGGACACGGAAACCAAGGTCTGTGAGCACCACCGGAACCCACTCAGCCTCTTCTGTGAGAGGGACCAGGAGCTCATCTGCGGCCTCTGCGGCCTGCTGGGCTCCCACCAGCACCACCGCGTCACACCTGTCTCCACCGTCTACAGCCGGATGAAG caggagcagaggaaggtGGAGGAGCATATCGCCAAGCTGGTGAACAACAGGACCCGGATTGTT AACGAATCCGATGTCTTCAGCTGGGTGATCCGCCGTGAGTTCCAGGAGCTGCACCACCTGGTGGATGAGGAGAAGGCCCGCTGCCTGGAGGGGTTGGAGGGCCATACGCGTGGCCTCGTGGCCTCCCTGGACATGCAGCTGGAGCAGGCCAAGGGCACTCAGGAGCGGCTGGTCCAGGCTGAGCACGTGCTCGAGCAGTTCAGTAATGAGAGTCACCACGAGTTCATCCGG AAGTATCACTCCATGGCCTCCAG AGCAGAGCTGCAGCAGGCCCGGCCTCTGGAAGGCGCCTTCAGCCCCATCTCCTTCAAGCCGGGCCTCCACCAGGCTGACATCAAGCTGACCGTGTGGAAAAGGCTCTTCTGCAAAGTCCTGCCGG CCCCGGAGTCCCTCAAGCTGGACCCTGCCACCGCCCACCCGCTCCTGGAACTCTCCAAGGGCAACACAGTGGTGCAGTGTGGGCTCCTGGCCCAGCGGCGAGCCAGCCAGCCCGAGCGCTTTGACTACAGTACTTGCGTCCTGGCCAGCCGGGGCTTCTCCTGCGGCCGTCACTACTGGGAGGTGGCGGTGGGCAGCAAGAGTGACTGGCGCCTGGGGGTCATCAAGGGCACAGCCAGTCGCAAGGGCAAGCTGAGCAAGTCCCCGGAGAACGGCATGTGGCTCATCGGCCTGAAGGAGGGCCGGGTGTACGAGGCCTTCGCTTGCCCTCGGGTGCCCCTGCCTGTGGCCGGCCGCCCCCACCGCATCGGCGTCTACCTGCACTACGAGCACGGGGAGCTCACCTTCTTCGACGCCGACCGGCCCGACGACCTGCGGCCGCTCTACACGTTCCAGGCCGACTTCCAGGGCAAGCTCTACCCCATCCTGGACACGTGCTGGCACGAAAGGGGTGGCAACGCGCTGCCCATGGTGTTGCCCCCGCCCAGCgggcctgcccacctcccccccacGCAGCCCACCAAGCTGTAG